The Microcoleus sp. AS-A8 genome window below encodes:
- a CDS encoding M20 family metallopeptidase gives MLSRIKDLAEKLAPRLIEIRRHLHSHPELSGQEQQTAAYVAGVLSSCGIVVQEAIGKTGVIGELVGGTDDRLVAIRTDMDALPITERTYVEFASRKPGIMHACGHDVHTTLGLGTAMLLSQLGEMLPGNTRFLFQPAEEIAQGANWMVQDGAMNDVSAIFSVHVFPSIPGGSLGVRYGALTAAADDLEIFIMGESGHGARPHEAVDAIWIASQVITTLQQAISRTQNPLRPIVLTIGQISGGRAPNVIADQVRLAGTVRSLHPDTHADLPQWVEKIVANVCNMYGARYEINYRRGVPSVQNDLALTQLLEESAKEAWGSDRVQILPEPSMGAEDFSIYLQHAPGTMFRLGVGFPDKPNYPLHHPQFEVNESAIVTGVVTLAYSIYQYWQKRR, from the coding sequence ATGCTTTCTCGTATTAAAGACTTAGCTGAAAAACTAGCACCACGCCTGATTGAAATCCGGCGTCATCTCCACTCCCACCCCGAACTGAGTGGACAGGAACAGCAGACAGCGGCTTACGTTGCGGGTGTGCTGTCTTCCTGCGGTATCGTTGTCCAAGAGGCGATCGGTAAAACCGGGGTGATTGGCGAATTGGTGGGTGGTACGGATGACCGCTTGGTGGCAATCCGCACAGATATGGACGCCCTACCCATCACCGAACGAACCTATGTCGAATTCGCCTCGCGCAAGCCAGGAATTATGCACGCCTGCGGTCACGATGTCCACACGACACTCGGGTTAGGCACGGCAATGCTGCTGTCCCAGTTGGGAGAAATGTTACCGGGTAATACCCGCTTTTTGTTCCAACCCGCAGAGGAAATTGCCCAAGGTGCCAATTGGATGGTGCAAGATGGGGCCATGAATGATGTGAGTGCGATTTTTAGCGTTCATGTGTTCCCCTCGATTCCCGGTGGTTCCTTAGGGGTTCGTTATGGAGCGTTGACGGCGGCGGCGGATGATTTAGAAATTTTTATTATGGGAGAATCCGGTCATGGTGCCCGTCCCCATGAGGCTGTTGATGCGATTTGGATTGCCTCGCAGGTGATTACGACGCTTCAGCAAGCGATTAGCCGCACCCAAAATCCGTTGCGACCGATCGTCTTGACAATTGGGCAGATTAGTGGTGGAAGGGCACCGAATGTGATTGCCGACCAAGTGCGATTGGCGGGAACGGTGCGATCGCTCCATCCTGACACTCATGCCGATTTACCGCAGTGGGTGGAAAAGATTGTCGCGAATGTCTGCAACATGTACGGTGCTCGTTACGAGATTAACTACCGCCGAGGAGTGCCTTCGGTACAAAATGATTTAGCCCTCACTCAACTTTTGGAAGAGTCCGCCAAAGAAGCTTGGGGAAGCGATCGCGTTCAAATCTTACCCGAACCCTCAATGGGCGCTGAAGATTTTTCCATCTATCTACAACATGCCCCCGGTACCATGTTCCGGTTGGGTGTGGGGTTCCCGGATAAGCCCAACTACCCACTGCACCACCCTCAATTTGAAGTGAATGAGTCTGCGATCGTGACGGGTGTTGTCACTCTGGCCTACAGTATCTATCAATATTGGCAGAAACGCCGTTAG
- the uvsE gene encoding UV DNA damage repair endonuclease UvsE: MSSTSIIPQLGLVCITASKEVRYSTVTRKRLLQLSETEQAEILRNLYAKNIQNLNQAIDFCLNHELRLYRITSSLFPFADTELGGKILDELNEEILKTGQRALTAGIRIVVHPDQFVVLSSDKPDVVANSIKILQMHAMILDKLGQPRSPWAVMEIHGGKSDRSPALVQVIGNLPEAIRSRLALENDEYAYSAEEILAVCRQAGVPMVFDAHHHVIHEGLDSYDHPSVAQMLTEARSTWPLPEWQMVHISNGRESFSDRNHSDLITVMPSSYRHAPWIEIEAKHKEEAIAKLRQEWLPTLAPALQPMN, from the coding sequence ATGAGTTCGACGAGCATCATCCCTCAACTGGGGTTAGTATGTATCACGGCATCCAAAGAGGTGCGCTACTCCACGGTTACGCGCAAGCGCTTATTACAGTTGTCAGAAACAGAGCAAGCGGAAATCTTGCGGAATTTGTATGCCAAAAATATCCAAAATTTGAACCAAGCCATCGATTTTTGCCTCAATCATGAACTCCGACTTTATCGAATAACCTCTAGTCTTTTTCCCTTCGCTGATACTGAATTAGGGGGAAAAATTCTCGATGAATTGAATGAAGAAATTTTGAAAACCGGTCAGCGTGCGCTTACGGCTGGCATCCGAATAGTGGTGCATCCCGATCAGTTTGTTGTTCTCAGTTCGGATAAGCCAGATGTCGTTGCCAATAGCATCAAAATTCTACAGATGCACGCGATGATTCTGGATAAGCTAGGGCAACCCCGATCGCCTTGGGCAGTGATGGAAATTCATGGAGGGAAAAGCGATCGCTCTCCCGCGCTAGTTCAAGTCATCGGCAACTTACCAGAGGCAATTCGCTCCCGACTAGCACTGGAAAACGACGAATATGCCTACAGCGCCGAGGAGATTTTAGCTGTTTGTCGCCAAGCTGGCGTACCCATGGTCTTTGATGCCCACCACCATGTGATTCATGAAGGTTTAGACAGTTACGACCATCCCAGCGTTGCCCAGATGCTGACAGAAGCACGAAGCACTTGGCCGCTACCTGAATGGCAGATGGTGCATATCTCCAACGGGCGCGAATCATTTAGTGACCGCAACCATAGTGACTTGATTACGGTGATGCCGAGTTCCTATCGCCATGCTCCCTGGATTGAGATTGAAGCGAAACACAAAGAAGAAGCGATCGCTAAGTTGCGACAAGAGTGGTTACCTACCCTAGCCCCAGCCCTGCAACCCATGAACTGA
- a CDS encoding response regulator yields the protein MNSNSAFVPLADLLVVDDTPDNLRLLSTMLSEQGYKVRKVRSGPLALRVVSVALPDLILLDINMPQMNGYEVCEKLKADPKTSVIPVIFISALDDVWDKVRAFEVGGVDYITKPFQCEEVLARVKNQLTVRWFSKQLSEQNARLQQEICERQQVEDALRQSEAREREKSQALELVLSELRRTQAQLIQSEKMSSLGQMVAGVAHEINNPLGFIYTNLFLVRQYFQDLSHFVELYQKSYPDSTPEIQKLIAELDLDFLKEDWQKIINSMQVGAERIQEIVFSLQNFSRLNKSDLKPVDIHEGINHTLQLLQYRFKAEGVSNSVIRPEIEVIKEYGQLPKVTCYGSLLNQVFMNLLSNAIDALENQPPPRKITIRTEVGTEEWVRRRQGEIGASVQQNPFVVIRITDNGCGMNENIQKQIFDPFFTTKAVGSGRGLGLAICYQLVVEKHQGQIRCVSTPGVGTEFIVEIPVTQEYLLSEVEEGRRHRRA from the coding sequence ATGAATAGCAACTCGGCATTCGTCCCTTTGGCAGACCTCCTGGTTGTTGATGATACACCCGACAACCTGCGCCTTCTTTCTACCATGTTGAGTGAGCAAGGGTATAAAGTGCGGAAAGTCAGGAGTGGGCCGCTAGCCTTGAGAGTGGTTTCGGTGGCTTTGCCCGACCTGATTTTGCTCGATATCAACATGCCACAAATGAATGGTTATGAGGTTTGTGAAAAGCTGAAAGCCGACCCAAAAACTTCAGTAATTCCGGTAATTTTTATCAGTGCGCTCGATGATGTGTGGGATAAAGTCAGAGCTTTTGAAGTCGGTGGTGTAGACTACATCACCAAGCCATTCCAGTGTGAAGAGGTTTTGGCGCGTGTTAAGAATCAATTGACCGTGCGTTGGTTCTCTAAGCAACTGAGCGAGCAAAATGCACGCCTGCAACAGGAAATTTGTGAGCGCCAACAAGTGGAGGATGCTCTGCGACAATCGGAAGCACGAGAACGAGAAAAGTCACAAGCACTAGAACTGGTTTTAAGCGAATTGAGACGCACCCAAGCCCAATTAATTCAATCCGAAAAAATGTCGAGCCTGGGACAAATGGTTGCAGGCGTTGCCCACGAAATTAACAACCCCCTTGGCTTTATTTACACTAATCTATTTCTCGTCCGTCAATATTTTCAAGACCTCAGCCACTTCGTTGAATTATATCAGAAATCTTACCCTGATTCTACACCTGAAATTCAGAAACTGATTGCCGAACTGGATTTAGATTTTTTAAAAGAAGATTGGCAAAAAATTATAAATTCGATGCAGGTGGGAGCGGAACGTATCCAAGAGATTGTATTCTCGTTACAAAACTTCTCCCGATTGAATAAATCCGATCTAAAACCGGTGGATATCCATGAGGGTATTAACCATACTTTACAGCTTTTACAGTACCGATTTAAGGCAGAAGGCGTTAGCAATAGCGTCATTCGCCCCGAAATTGAAGTGATTAAAGAGTATGGTCAATTGCCTAAAGTGACCTGTTATGGCAGTTTGCTCAATCAGGTATTTATGAATTTGCTTTCCAATGCCATTGACGCCCTAGAAAACCAACCACCTCCCCGCAAGATTACCATCCGCACGGAAGTGGGAACTGAAGAGTGGGTACGAAGAAGACAGGGAGAAATCGGGGCGAGTGTACAACAGAACCCATTCGTTGTGATTCGGATTACTGACAACGGTTGTGGCATGAACGAAAACATCCAAAAGCAAATATTTGACCCATTTTTTACCACCAAGGCTGTCGGCAGTGGTAGGGGTTTGGGGTTAGCAATTTGTTACCAACTTGTGGTAGAAAAACATCAGGGTCAAATCCGTTGTGTGTCGACTCCAGGAGTAGGGACAGAATTTATTGTAGAGATTCCGGTCACACAAGAGTATCTCCTGAGTGAGGTTGAAGAAGGCAGAAGGCACCGGAGAGCATAA
- a CDS encoding HNH endonuclease gives MRRRCFTKTQKLLILRRAGYQCQLCGTPLAAENFEADHKIPFSQGGATEVWNALALCANCNRRKSDQLID, from the coding sequence TTGCGGCGACGGTGCTTCACAAAGACTCAAAAACTTCTGATTTTGCGGCGTGCCGGTTACCAGTGCCAACTGTGTGGCACACCTTTAGCGGCAGAAAATTTCGAGGCTGACCACAAAATCCCCTTTTCCCAAGGGGGCGCAACCGAAGTTTGGAATGCTTTGGCGCTATGTGCCAACTGCAACAGACGCAAATCCGACCAATTGATTGACTGA
- a CDS encoding SDR family oxidoreductase, protein MKVAIIGCGYVGKAIADYWRHELGFFVTATTTQPENVSTLEDYAQRVVVVKGHDSVGLQSALQDQEIVLLSVGAKNAEVYEETYLHTAQTLVSVLKQSPTVRQLIYTGSYAVYGDRDGAWVDESSAVAPANANGQILAQTEQVLLSASNDNLKVCILRLGGIYGPGRELVKIFRRVAGTTRPGNGYDATNWVHLDDIVGAIELARSNRLQGIYNLVDDAHLTTRELLDRVCERHHLPQVIWDCSLKSVRPYNARVKNQKIKDAGYQFNHPQISV, encoded by the coding sequence ATGAAGGTTGCTATCATTGGCTGTGGTTATGTGGGGAAAGCGATCGCAGATTACTGGCGTCATGAGTTAGGCTTTTTTGTCACCGCAACAACGACCCAGCCTGAAAATGTGAGTACTCTCGAAGACTATGCTCAGCGCGTTGTCGTCGTGAAAGGTCATGACTCAGTGGGTTTACAATCAGCGCTACAAGACCAAGAGATTGTACTGTTGAGTGTTGGGGCTAAAAATGCTGAGGTGTACGAAGAAACGTATCTGCACACTGCTCAAACTTTAGTCTCCGTCCTCAAGCAATCGCCGACTGTACGACAACTAATTTATACCGGAAGTTACGCGGTTTACGGCGATAGAGACGGGGCGTGGGTGGATGAATCCTCAGCCGTTGCACCCGCTAACGCGAATGGACAAATTCTCGCTCAAACCGAGCAAGTTTTACTCTCGGCATCTAATGATAACCTGAAGGTTTGTATCCTGCGACTAGGCGGAATTTATGGCCCTGGGCGGGAACTGGTGAAAATATTTAGGCGCGTTGCGGGTACAACCCGTCCGGGTAATGGTTATGATGCCACCAATTGGGTGCATTTGGATGATATTGTGGGTGCGATCGAATTAGCTCGGTCTAATCGATTACAGGGCATTTATAATCTCGTGGATGATGCCCATCTCACCACTCGCGAACTCCTAGATAGGGTGTGTGAACGGCACCATTTACCTCAAGTGATTTGGGATTGTTCCTTGAAGAGCGTTCGACCCTACAATGCCAGGGTTAAGAATCAGAAGATTAAAGATGCTGGGTATCAGTTCAATCATCCACAAATTAGTGTGTAA
- the mgtE gene encoding magnesium transporter, with protein MTENQNPLQAISRSERRQQVRSQLQILLEQGNLQDAKALLVPVQPVDIAEAIEGLPEAMQAIAFRLLPKNEAIEVYEYLYSSVQESLIEKFKQQEVLDIVDKMSPDDRARLFDELPAKVVRLLVEQLSPEERAATAQLLGYEADTAGRLMTPEYISLTENLTVSETLERIRSLANASEIIYYLYVTDESQHLSGIVSLRDLVTSQPQQTLGEIMTRDVVYVQTDTAQGEVARLIQRYDFLAVPVVDREERLVGIITVDDVIDILERETTKDIYALGGGVQSEGDNYFQTNLFAVARKRVVWLFVLLLTNTVTGSIIRSQEDILQQVVTLAAFIPLLTGTGGNVGAQSSTVVIRGLNTDEIRDLGVVQIVFREALAGALLGTTLGTVATLWAYLLQGNFFVALSVGVSLVAIAILASIAGSALPFLFRSFGFDPALMSAPFITTAVDVLGVLIYFSIARMVLGL; from the coding sequence TTGACTGAAAACCAAAATCCCCTCCAGGCAATATCACGCAGTGAACGGCGGCAGCAGGTTCGTAGTCAACTGCAAATACTGCTGGAACAAGGAAATCTGCAAGACGCTAAAGCACTACTGGTACCCGTACAACCGGTGGATATTGCCGAAGCGATCGAGGGGTTACCCGAAGCCATGCAGGCGATCGCATTTCGCTTACTTCCTAAAAATGAAGCGATCGAGGTTTACGAATATCTGTACTCTAGTGTCCAAGAGTCACTGATTGAGAAATTCAAGCAGCAGGAAGTTCTTGACATCGTTGACAAGATGTCGCCTGATGATCGCGCCCGTCTGTTTGATGAATTACCAGCAAAAGTTGTCCGGCTTCTAGTTGAACAACTCAGTCCGGAGGAACGCGCCGCAACCGCCCAACTCCTGGGTTACGAAGCCGATACGGCGGGGCGACTGATGACGCCCGAATATATCTCCCTCACCGAGAATTTGACGGTTAGCGAAACCCTAGAACGAATTCGTAGTTTAGCCAATGCCAGCGAGATTATTTATTACCTCTATGTCACAGATGAGTCACAACACCTGAGCGGAATTGTCTCATTACGAGATTTAGTCACGTCCCAGCCTCAGCAAACTTTGGGTGAAATTATGACTCGCGATGTGGTCTATGTGCAAACAGATACAGCCCAAGGGGAAGTGGCACGACTGATTCAACGTTACGATTTTCTCGCGGTGCCTGTCGTGGATCGGGAAGAGCGTTTAGTCGGTATTATCACGGTTGATGATGTGATCGATATTTTGGAGAGAGAAACCACGAAGGATATCTATGCATTAGGGGGTGGTGTACAGTCGGAGGGTGACAATTATTTCCAAACCAATTTATTTGCTGTTGCTAGAAAGCGGGTGGTTTGGCTGTTCGTCTTGCTGCTCACGAATACCGTTACGGGTAGCATTATCCGCTCCCAAGAAGATATCTTGCAGCAAGTTGTCACCCTAGCAGCGTTTATTCCCCTACTTACAGGCACTGGTGGAAATGTGGGTGCTCAATCTTCAACGGTGGTGATTCGGGGTTTGAATACGGATGAAATTCGGGATTTGGGAGTTGTGCAAATTGTGTTTCGCGAGGCACTAGCAGGCGCACTATTAGGAACAACTTTGGGAACCGTCGCGACACTATGGGCTTATTTGTTACAGGGAAATTTCTTTGTGGCACTCTCGGTAGGCGTGAGTCTCGTGGCGATCGCAATTCTTGCCTCTATTGCCGGTTCAGCATTGCCCTTTCTCTTCCGTTCCTTTGGTTTCGATCCAGCTTTAATGTCAGCACCGTTTATCACCACAGCGGTTGATGTTTTAGGGGTTCTGATTTATTTCTCTATTGCCCGCATGGTTTTAGGGCTTTGA
- a CDS encoding glutathione peroxidase encodes MSSTVSDIVVKTMDAKEKPLSEYAGKVLLIVNVASYCGYTSQYAGLEKLNQKYQDAGLRILGFPCNDFGAQEPGSNAEIAQFCSTSYGVSFELLDKVHAKGSEQHPLYARLTQGAQPSGDVAWNFEKFLVSKQGEIVARFKSSVTPESPELIAAIETELAK; translated from the coding sequence ATGAGCAGCACAGTGTCTGACATTGTCGTGAAGACGATGGACGCAAAGGAAAAGCCACTATCAGAATATGCAGGAAAGGTTCTCTTAATCGTTAACGTTGCTTCCTACTGTGGCTACACGTCCCAGTACGCGGGATTAGAAAAGTTAAATCAAAAGTATCAAGACGCGGGGTTACGCATTTTGGGGTTTCCCTGCAATGATTTTGGAGCGCAGGAACCCGGAAGTAATGCGGAAATTGCCCAATTCTGTTCCACTTCCTACGGCGTCAGCTTTGAATTATTGGATAAAGTCCATGCCAAGGGTTCTGAGCAACACCCTCTTTATGCTCGACTGACCCAAGGCGCACAGCCATCTGGGGACGTGGCTTGGAACTTCGAGAAATTTTTGGTGAGTAAGCAAGGTGAGATAGTCGCTCGTTTTAAGAGCAGTGTGACGCCAGAGTCTCCAGAATTGATTGCTGCGATTGAAACAGAATTAGCCAAATAA
- a CDS encoding TrkA family potassium uptake protein — MYVLIGGAGMMGLGLAQQLLKLGHTVAIIDTDPLACRFAREKIGVMAFEGSAVSTTVLLEAGIKQANAVVAALRDDALNLALITLSRSYGISHIVVRMRDREFLEAYRLAQASHIISTIDLAIATMANAIEYPQVESMMHFEQGQVEVLKLPVPGDCYVAGRTVAQIAQDPRFPTSSLIIGYQCHSCANLEIPNGNTVLEAGSTILVVTRPELVHAMIDYLGIHASHLPTVEVSHPNL, encoded by the coding sequence ATGTATGTCTTAATTGGTGGAGCAGGAATGATGGGGCTTGGCTTGGCCCAGCAGTTATTAAAACTCGGTCATACGGTTGCCATCATCGACACCGATCCGCTTGCCTGTCGCTTTGCGCGTGAAAAGATTGGGGTGATGGCATTTGAGGGCAGTGCCGTCAGCACAACTGTTCTTCTCGAAGCGGGAATCAAACAAGCAAACGCAGTCGTTGCTGCACTTAGGGATGATGCGTTGAATTTAGCGCTGATCACCCTATCCAGGAGCTATGGCATTTCGCATATTGTGGTGCGGATGCGCGATCGCGAATTTCTCGAAGCCTACCGACTGGCTCAAGCTAGCCACATTATCAGCACCATTGATTTGGCAATCGCAACAATGGCGAATGCGATCGAATACCCCCAAGTCGAGTCGATGATGCACTTTGAACAAGGGCAAGTCGAGGTGTTAAAGTTGCCCGTTCCAGGCGATTGTTATGTAGCCGGTCGAACCGTTGCCCAAATTGCTCAAGACCCTCGATTCCCAACCAGTTCGCTGATCATTGGTTACCAATGTCATTCCTGCGCTAATTTGGAGATTCCCAACGGCAATACTGTCCTCGAAGCAGGCTCTACCATTCTGGTCGTCACCCGTCCTGAGCTAGTCCACGCCATGATTGATTATCTCGGCATTCACGCTAGTCATCTTCCAACCGTAGAAGTTTCTCATCCAAATCTTTGA
- a CDS encoding ABC transporter ATP-binding protein/permease, with protein sequence MSRPTKRSPENLRVPTRGLRQSLSVFRYSGRALELVWTTNHTLTLVLALLTLVAGLLPGAIAYVGKLIVDSVVLASQSGAQTQRWMALRYVGLEAIAVMALAATQRGLTVCQSLLRVLLGQRVNVLILEKALTLDLTHFENSEFYDKITQARHEASHRPLSLVMRTFGLIQSALALVTYSGLLLNFSFWAVLVLVIAAVPPFIAETRFAGEAFRLFRWRSPETRQQHYLETLIAREDYAKEVQLYQLGSTMLQRYRDIFLRLYDEDRDLTIRRGIWGYLLSLLSTATFYAAYAWIVLETIWGRISLGDMTMYLTVFRQGQSTFAGALTSIGGMYEDNLYLSNLYEFLEQNVPKPRGKARQGLIPGDGMRFIDVSFTYPGIAKPALKNISLHLKPGEKLAIVGENGSGKTTLIKLLTRLYTPDSGQILLDGLDLQEWDIEVLRQRIGVIFQDFVRYHFTVGENVGVGDVNHLEDDTRWAVASEKGMAKPFIESLPEGFATQLGRWFKGGQELSGGQWQKIALSRAFMRTGADILVLDEPTAAMDAEAEVRIFDHFRTITQHQMVVLISHRFSTVRMADTIVVMAEGEILEQGTHKELLQLGGRYARLFSLQAAGYQ encoded by the coding sequence ATGAGTAGACCAACAAAACGATCTCCAGAGAATTTGAGAGTTCCCACACGGGGGTTGCGTCAATCCCTCTCAGTCTTCCGCTACAGTGGGCGAGCCTTGGAATTAGTATGGACGACTAACCATACCTTAACCCTTGTGTTGGCACTTCTGACGTTGGTCGCCGGTTTGTTACCCGGTGCGATCGCATACGTGGGTAAATTAATTGTAGATAGCGTCGTTTTGGCTTCGCAGTCAGGGGCACAAACCCAACGGTGGATGGCTTTGAGGTATGTGGGGTTAGAAGCGATCGCCGTTATGGCATTAGCGGCAACGCAACGAGGACTCACCGTCTGCCAATCCCTGCTGCGAGTTCTGCTGGGACAACGGGTGAATGTGTTGATTTTAGAAAAAGCGCTCACTCTCGACCTCACCCACTTCGAGAACTCTGAGTTTTATGACAAGATCACTCAGGCACGCCATGAAGCATCCCATCGTCCCCTTTCCTTGGTGATGCGAACCTTTGGGCTGATTCAGTCTGCCCTTGCCTTGGTTACTTATAGCGGTTTACTGCTGAACTTCTCATTCTGGGCCGTATTAGTCTTGGTTATCGCGGCGGTTCCTCCCTTCATTGCCGAAACTCGCTTTGCTGGGGAAGCGTTTCGCCTGTTCCGTTGGCGATCGCCGGAAACCCGACAGCAGCATTATTTAGAAACCTTAATTGCTCGCGAAGACTATGCCAAGGAGGTTCAGCTTTACCAACTTGGCTCCACAATGCTACAACGTTACCGTGATATCTTTCTTCGCCTTTACGACGAAGACCGTGACCTCACCATCCGTCGAGGAATTTGGGGCTACCTCTTAAGCTTGCTGAGTACGGCGACATTTTACGCCGCTTACGCTTGGATTGTGCTGGAAACCATCTGGGGTCGCATTTCCTTGGGGGATATGACTATGTACCTCACCGTGTTTCGGCAGGGACAGTCCACCTTTGCGGGTGCCTTAACTTCAATCGGCGGCATGTATGAAGATAATCTGTATCTCTCCAATCTCTACGAATTTTTGGAGCAGAATGTGCCTAAACCCAGGGGAAAAGCGCGTCAGGGTTTAATTCCGGGGGATGGGATGCGCTTTATCGACGTTTCCTTCACTTATCCAGGAATTGCCAAACCTGCGCTGAAAAACATCTCACTTCATCTTAAACCGGGTGAGAAATTAGCGATCGTGGGTGAGAATGGTTCGGGCAAGACCACTCTCATTAAGCTGTTAACCCGCTTATATACCCCAGATTCGGGACAAATTCTCCTAGATGGTTTGGATTTGCAAGAGTGGGATATTGAGGTATTGCGCCAAAGAATCGGTGTGATTTTTCAGGACTTCGTGCGTTACCACTTTACCGTCGGTGAAAATGTGGGGGTCGGGGATGTCAACCATCTAGAAGATGACACACGCTGGGCAGTGGCGTCTGAAAAAGGGATGGCTAAACCGTTTATTGAATCGTTGCCAGAGGGTTTTGCCACTCAGCTGGGTCGATGGTTCAAGGGAGGACAGGAACTCTCCGGGGGTCAATGGCAAAAAATTGCCCTATCCCGTGCATTTATGCGGACGGGTGCAGACATCTTAGTCTTGGATGAACCCACGGCGGCGATGGATGCGGAAGCCGAGGTGCGAATTTTTGACCACTTCCGCACCATTACTCAACATCAGATGGTGGTGTTAATTTCCCACCGCTTCTCGACGGTGCGGATGGCTGACACCATTGTGGTTATGGCTGAGGGAGAAATTCTTGAACAGGGAACCCATAAGGAGTTATTGCAACTGGGAGGGCGTTACGCAAGGTTGTTCTCACTTCAAGCCGCAGGGTATCAGTAA
- a CDS encoding alpha/beta hydrolase, translating to MSVIQVNGIDLYYKIQGSSENEPLLLIAGFGTDSSTWAAMMRSLVQQYQVIRFDNRGIGQSSAPDSLYSIQQMAADAVALLDYLNISQVHVAGHSMGGQIAQELALAHPEKIQSLILLSSWAKGDGKFNSLIELFGDLTQKLQGTLYQKVLLSWLFTDEFYSTPGTIEQLINLIEDYPFPATPHGLYHQSRAILSSDTSDRLANIHCPTLVMVGKEDILTPVRFSEQLAQGIPHAELVILEQGGHAFVVESADTVAKVILDFLAKLPPNALLGLV from the coding sequence GTGTCAGTCATTCAAGTCAATGGAATCGATTTGTACTACAAGATTCAAGGTTCCAGTGAAAACGAGCCATTACTGTTGATAGCAGGGTTTGGCACTGATAGTTCAACTTGGGCTGCAATGATGCGATCGCTGGTTCAGCAGTATCAGGTGATTCGCTTTGACAACCGAGGAATTGGGCAATCTTCAGCGCCAGATAGTCTTTACAGCATCCAACAAATGGCAGCTGATGCAGTGGCATTGTTGGACTACTTGAACATTTCTCAAGTCCATGTTGCAGGCCATTCGATGGGTGGACAAATTGCTCAAGAACTAGCTTTGGCACATCCAGAAAAAATCCAAAGTTTGATACTGCTCTCCTCTTGGGCAAAGGGAGATGGTAAGTTCAATTCACTGATTGAACTGTTTGGCGACTTGACACAGAAATTACAGGGAACGCTTTATCAGAAGGTTCTATTATCTTGGTTGTTTACCGATGAATTTTATTCAACTCCAGGGACAATCGAGCAACTCATCAATTTGATTGAGGATTACCCGTTTCCGGCAACACCTCATGGACTCTATCACCAAAGTCGAGCCATTCTTAGCAGTGATACTAGCGATCGCCTTGCAAACATTCATTGCCCTACACTGGTTATGGTTGGCAAGGAAGATATTCTGACTCCAGTTAGATTTTCCGAGCAACTCGCTCAAGGTATTCCCCATGCTGAACTCGTTATCCTGGAGCAGGGTGGTCACGCCTTTGTGGTAGAGTCGGCGGATACTGTGGCGAAGGTAATACTGGATTTTCTCGCGAAGCTTCCTCCAAACGCTCTACTCGGGTTGGTTTAG
- a CDS encoding ion channel has protein sequence MRRVNRNKRFDIVSNRRFDVKRIGVSHSRWHDPYHLLLRIDWPQFFLLTAIFYIVTNALFALLYLAGGDCIKNARPGSFLDAFFFSVQTMATIGYGAMYPQTDYANLLVSIEALVGLLGVAMATGLMFARFSRPTARVLFSRVAVITPHNGLPTLMLRVANERRNQILEAQIGLSLLRDEVTMEGLSIRRFYDLKLLRSQTRTFALSWIVMHVIDEDSPLYGATPESLEEVQTDIVVTLTGIDETVSQTVHARHYYITDEILWNMRFVDIFSKKPDGRRVLDFNRFHDVTPL, from the coding sequence ATGCGCCGAGTGAACCGAAACAAACGGTTCGACATTGTGAGTAATCGGCGCTTTGACGTTAAAAGAATTGGTGTATCGCACTCCCGTTGGCACGATCCTTACCATTTACTGCTCAGAATTGATTGGCCTCAGTTCTTTTTGCTGACGGCGATTTTCTATATAGTCACTAACGCCCTGTTTGCCCTGTTGTACCTGGCAGGAGGAGATTGTATTAAGAATGCTCGTCCTGGGTCGTTCTTAGATGCCTTCTTCTTCAGTGTTCAGACGATGGCTACCATCGGCTACGGGGCAATGTATCCCCAAACCGACTACGCTAACCTGCTCGTTTCAATTGAAGCGCTTGTTGGTTTGTTGGGAGTAGCAATGGCTACGGGACTGATGTTTGCCCGCTTCTCCCGCCCTACAGCCAGAGTTCTCTTCAGTCGTGTGGCAGTGATTACCCCCCATAACGGGTTGCCCACCCTGATGTTACGCGTAGCCAATGAGCGTCGTAACCAGATTCTCGAAGCCCAAATTGGGTTAAGCTTGCTGCGCGATGAAGTCACGATGGAAGGTCTTTCCATCCGCCGATTTTACGACCTCAAACTGCTTCGGAGCCAAACACGAACCTTTGCACTGAGTTGGATCGTGATGCATGTGATTGATGAGGATAGCCCCTTGTATGGGGCAACACCAGAGTCACTAGAAGAGGTGCAAACAGATATTGTTGTCACGCTCACCGGCATTGATGAAACCGTTTCACAGACCGTTCACGCTCGTCACTACTACATTACTGACGAAATTCTGTGGAACATGCGCTTTGTTGATATTTTCTCCAAGAAACCCGATGGGCGGCGCGTACTTGATTTCAACCGCTTTCACGATGTGACGCCGCTTTAG